The Saprospiraceae bacterium genome contains the following window.
CCCGAACACATCGCCCTTTCAGGTACAGATTTTCATTTTAAAAATCAACAACAGGTTTACCGCGGAAAAGTGCGGGATGTCTATGATATTGGTGAAAAATTAATCATAATTACCACCGACCGGATTTCAGCCTTCGACCATATTTTGCCAAGACCGATTCCCTGGAAAGGACAAGTTTTAAATCAAATTGCAGCTCATTTTCTAGAGGCCGTTAAAGATATTTGTCCGGTTTGGCTCGAAGAATGTCCGGATCCCAATGTTTCCGTCGGAAAAAAATGTCAGGGAATTCCCATCGAAATGGTTGTTCGGGGATATTTAACCGGACATGCCTGGCGTACCTACGCATCTGGCGAACGGGTTTTATGTGGCGTTCAATTGGAGGAAGGAATGCGTGAAAATCAAAAATTCACAAGCCCCATGCTAACACCCACTACAAAAGCCAGCGAAGGACACGATGAAGATATTTCTGCTGATGCACTTATCAAAAGGGGAATTGTAAGCAAAGCCCTTTGGGAGGACATGGCAAGGCTTGCATTTCGATTATTTGAGCGTGGGACTTCAATTGCCGCAAAGCAAGGACTTATACTCGTAGATACTAAATATGAATTTGGACTCTTTGATGGGAATTTGATTTTAATGGATGAAATTCATACGCCCGACAGTTCGAGGTATTTTGAACGAGCAAATTATCTGGAACATTTCAACAACAATACGTCACCTACACAACTTTCCAAAGAATTTGTCCGTGAATGGTTGATGGCACATGGATTTCAAGGGAAAGATGGTCAGTTGATGCCGGAAATGCCCGATTTATTTGTTTGGACCATATCTGAACGTTACATCGATTTATACGAACGGATAACAGGAAAACCCTTTATAAAATCAGACTCCGAGATCCCTGTCAGACAACGGATTGCATCCAATCTTTCAAAATATTTGTAGTTTCTGGAACTTTCAAACTCCTGATATCGTTTTCTCATTACAATTTAAATGTAAATTGATTTCCTTACACAGCTATACAAGCACACATCATATTGGGGTTGTATTGGAATCGACAGGAAATGTAATGGTTTAGTAAGCATGTCGTAGGATGATAGCACGCTACGTAAAAAACGGGTATCGACTTTTAAATGGCAATACTTCTTTTGCTGTTGCAGCTTAATTCTAGTAGTTAATATGCATCTGTGTCCCGGAGTGGATGTCTGATAAATTCCGCATGACACATCATAAAACATCAGGC
Protein-coding sequences here:
- a CDS encoding phosphoribosylaminoimidazolesuccinocarboxamide synthase — encoded protein: MLPEHIALSGTDFHFKNQQQVYRGKVRDVYDIGEKLIIITTDRISAFDHILPRPIPWKGQVLNQIAAHFLEAVKDICPVWLEECPDPNVSVGKKCQGIPIEMVVRGYLTGHAWRTYASGERVLCGVQLEEGMRENQKFTSPMLTPTTKASEGHDEDISADALIKRGIVSKALWEDMARLAFRLFERGTSIAAKQGLILVDTKYEFGLFDGNLILMDEIHTPDSSRYFERANYLEHFNNNTSPTQLSKEFVREWLMAHGFQGKDGQLMPEMPDLFVWTISERYIDLYERITGKPFIKSDSEIPVRQRIASNLSKYL